From Actinomycetota bacterium, the proteins below share one genomic window:
- a CDS encoding zinc ribbon domain-containing protein, whose translation MGGREVTGAAQMTCPSCSAPVAVDARFCPFCGQRLHRPAQARTASAATDPPVTLGGDDRAEERPSAPAGPVLATCRRCGAANSSTRDVCGRCGADLDSGELADSLVAAGTGAVAGDDISAAASPSRVGRVVLVVLIGALIGTLIGAFIYRQVGLDVESSRGLPLFDASLYPDDPVALEIAGISATSSTDTARFLVDGDPSTTWQSAGVGSRIQLRLSGRAWIAALVVRNGDQRDDDAFAAAGRAAQVRVSVDDDAVFEVSLHDLAGDQQVTFPQPVFGRLVTLEVVGSFPGERSPQVALSDVMLRGWPARGPDRGAAWK comes from the coding sequence ATGGGCGGGCGCGAGGTCACCGGTGCGGCACAGATGACGTGCCCGTCGTGCTCGGCACCCGTCGCAGTCGATGCCAGGTTCTGTCCCTTCTGCGGACAGCGCCTGCACCGACCCGCCCAGGCCCGGACGGCCTCGGCGGCCACCGACCCGCCGGTCACGCTCGGGGGCGACGACCGTGCCGAGGAGCGACCATCCGCACCTGCTGGGCCGGTCCTCGCGACGTGCCGCCGGTGCGGGGCGGCCAACAGCTCCACGCGGGACGTGTGCGGGCGGTGCGGTGCCGACCTCGACTCGGGTGAGCTGGCAGACAGCCTCGTTGCCGCGGGGACAGGTGCGGTCGCTGGCGATGACATCAGCGCCGCGGCCTCCCCGTCGCGGGTCGGCCGGGTGGTCCTGGTCGTGCTGATCGGGGCGCTGATCGGCACGCTGATCGGCGCCTTCATCTACCGGCAGGTCGGCCTGGATGTGGAATCCAGCCGCGGGCTGCCGTTGTTCGACGCGTCCCTGTACCCCGACGATCCCGTCGCGCTCGAGATCGCCGGGATCAGCGCGACCTCATCGACGGACACGGCCAGGTTCCTGGTCGACGGGGATCCGTCCACCACGTGGCAGAGCGCTGGTGTGGGCAGCCGGATCCAGCTGCGCCTGTCCGGACGTGCGTGGATCGCCGCGCTGGTCGTGCGCAACGGCGACCAGCGTGACGACGACGCGTTCGCGGCGGCCGGGCGAGCGGCGCAGGTCCGGGTGTCGGTCGACGACGACGCCGTCTTCGAGGTCAGCCTCCACGACCTCGCCGGTGACCAGCAGGTCACCTTCCCGCAGCCGGTGTTCGGCCGTCTCGTCACACTCGAGGTCGTCGGCAGCTTCCCCGGGGAGCGGTCCCCACAGGTTGCACTGAGCGACGTGATGCTGCGGGGTTGGCCGGCGCGCGGTCCCGACCGCGGAGCCGCCTGGAAGTGA
- the aroF gene encoding 3-deoxy-7-phosphoheptulonate synthase, whose product MVVVMRATATDEDVANVVAAVSEVGGDAFVSRGKHQTIVGLVGDLSQFAELPLHAFPGVEDVIRVSKPYKLVSIETHPRPSTVMVGDAPIGRDTFTLIAGPCAVETEEQTRTAARMAHDAGAAILRGGAYKPRTSPYSFQGLGEKGLDILKDVSRELGVPYVTEVVTPRDVEVVADKADMLQIGTRNMQNFQLLKEAGLSNKPVLLKRGMTATIEEWIMAAEYIAHTGNLQIVLCERGIRTFETATRNTLDVSSVPVAQSLTHLPVIVDPSHSGGKRDLVLPLARAAIAVGADGVIVDVHPRPEVALCDGPQALIRDDLVQLRQDIVRFADLVGRDVARPATEQPSGAWGRGG is encoded by the coding sequence ATGGTGGTCGTGATGCGCGCCACCGCGACCGACGAGGACGTGGCCAACGTGGTCGCCGCGGTCAGCGAGGTCGGTGGCGACGCGTTCGTCAGCCGCGGCAAGCACCAGACCATCGTGGGGCTGGTGGGGGACCTCAGCCAGTTCGCTGAGCTGCCCTTGCACGCGTTCCCGGGCGTGGAGGACGTCATCCGCGTCTCGAAGCCGTACAAGCTGGTCAGCATCGAGACCCATCCCCGACCGTCGACCGTGATGGTCGGCGACGCCCCGATCGGCCGGGACACGTTCACGCTGATCGCCGGGCCGTGCGCGGTCGAGACCGAGGAGCAGACGCGGACAGCGGCCCGCATGGCGCACGACGCCGGGGCGGCGATCCTCCGCGGCGGGGCGTACAAGCCACGCACGTCTCCCTACTCGTTCCAGGGCCTGGGCGAGAAGGGCCTCGACATCCTCAAGGACGTGTCACGCGAGCTCGGCGTGCCCTACGTCACCGAGGTGGTCACGCCCCGCGATGTGGAGGTCGTTGCCGACAAGGCCGACATGCTCCAGATCGGCACCCGCAACATGCAGAACTTCCAGCTGCTGAAGGAGGCCGGGTTGTCCAACAAGCCCGTGCTCTTGAAGCGTGGGATGACCGCCACGATCGAAGAGTGGATCATGGCGGCCGAGTACATCGCGCACACCGGCAACCTGCAGATCGTCCTGTGTGAACGGGGCATCCGGACGTTCGAGACCGCCACCCGCAACACGCTCGACGTGTCGTCCGTCCCGGTGGCCCAGTCGCTGACGCACCTGCCGGTGATCGTCGACCCGTCCCACTCCGGGGGGAAACGCGACCTCGTCTTGCCCTTGGCACGGGCCGCGATCGCCGTCGGGGCGGATGGGGTCATCGTCGACGTGCACCCTCGCCCCGAGGTCGCACTGTGTGACGGACCGCAGGCTCTGATCCGCGACGACCTGGTGCAGCTTCGTCAGGACATCGTCCGCTTCGCTGACCTGGTCGGTCGTGACGTCGCCCGGCCCGCCACCGAGCAGCCCAGCGGGGCGTGGGGGCGGGGCGGGTGA